Below is a window of Tolypothrix bouteillei VB521301 DNA.
TCTGGCGACACTGCTTGGAGAGCTTCCATCCGATCTACCAGTTCCTATCCTGATCGTGCAACATATGCCGCCGATGTTTACAAAACTATTAGCGGAACGGTTATCCTCTAAGTGTCAAATCCGAGTGGATGAAGCGGTTCCTGGAGTCGTAGTAGAACCCGGACACGTGTGGATCGCACCGGGAAATTTTCACATGGTTGTGCAACGCGACAAAACTGTAGTGCGACTTGCCACCCCTCAGACACCCCCCGAAAATTCCTGTCGCCCTTCGGTTGATGTCCTCTTGCGTTCCGTTGCACAAGTCTATGGTGGTGGCGCGATCGCGGTTATACTAACGGGGATGGGACAAGATGGATTGCACGGCTGCCAATGTATCCGCGAAGCAGGAGGACAGGTGCTTGCACAAGACAAAGCAAGTAGCGTGGTGTGGGGAATGCCCGGTTTCGTTGTCAGTGCAGGGCTTGCCGATGGGGTTGTTCCTCTCGAGCAAATGGCGGCTGAAATCATGCGCCGAATTCGTCTCCATCAAGTTCCTATTTTAGGTACGTAGTAATAAAGTAGGCTATGGCTGTAAGTACCGCTGAATTTGACTATCTTCGTCAATTAGTATATAATCACTCGGCAGTTGTATTATATCCTGATAAAAGCTATTTAGCAGAGCTATATTTGCAGCCAATTGCAGAAGCGGCAGGATTTGCTTCAATTACCAATTTAGTCACTTACCTGCAGGCTCAGCCTTTCAGCAGCCTTCACATCCAAGCGGTAGAGGCACTCGTCACCAACGAAACCTCATTTTTTCGTGATGTTTATCCCTTTGAAGCACTGAACCATTTTGTGTTGCCAGAATTGATCGAAAACCGAGCCATTGAGCGATCGCTAAATATTTGGTGTGCTGCTTGTTCCAACGGGCAGGAACCTTATAGTATTGCCATGCTCATTCGCGAACATTTTCCCATGCTGAGCAATTGGTCTGTGCGGTTAATTGCTAGCGATTTTTCCACCAAGGTACTAGCACGAGCCCGTCAAGGATGTTACAACCAGCTTGAAATCAAGCGCGGGCTACCTCAACTCCTGCGCGAGAAATATTTTTATAAGCTTAACAGTCACTGGCAAATTAAGGAAGAAATCTCTGAGATGGTTGAGTTCCGTCAGATCAATCTCCTGCAATCGTGGTCATCCCTCCCTGAATTAGACATTATATTTTTACGCAATGTTTTAATCTATTTTGATATAGCAACTAAGAAAGCATTACTGAAAAAGATAAAGCAACAATTAAAACCAGACGGATTCCTATTTCTCGGTAGTGGTGAAACGATTATTAACTTGGATAAATCCTTCAACCGCGTTCAATTTGATA
It encodes the following:
- a CDS encoding protein-glutamate methylesterase/protein-glutamine glutaminase, producing the protein MPKIRVLVVDDSVVVRSRVSKILSGDPELEVVGIAANGRIALAKIPHLNPEVVLLDVEMPEMNGLETLAAIRQTYPHLAVIMFSASTRTGASATLEALSLGASDYVTKPSNLGSVEATNQYIREDLIPKIKVLGARTTPLLAPMTMTHRTVPPERTRVEPVNIVAIGVSTGGPNALATLLGELPSDLPVPILIVQHMPPMFTKLLAERLSSKCQIRVDEAVPGVVVEPGHVWIAPGNFHMVVQRDKTVVRLATPQTPPENSCRPSVDVLLRSVAQVYGGGAIAVILTGMGQDGLHGCQCIREAGGQVLAQDKASSVVWGMPGFVVSAGLADGVVPLEQMAAEIMRRIRLHQVPILGT
- a CDS encoding CheR family methyltransferase; this encodes MAVSTAEFDYLRQLVYNHSAVVLYPDKSYLAELYLQPIAEAAGFASITNLVTYLQAQPFSSLHIQAVEALVTNETSFFRDVYPFEALNHFVLPELIENRAIERSLNIWCAACSNGQEPYSIAMLIREHFPMLSNWSVRLIASDFSTKVLARARQGCYNQLEIKRGLPQLLREKYFYKLNSHWQIKEEISEMVEFRQINLLQSWSSLPELDIIFLRNVLIYFDIATKKALLKKIKQQLKPDGFLFLGSGETIINLDKSFNRVQFDKSICYRLHNV